From the genome of Polynucleobacter sp. AM-7D1:
AGCGAGCATAACGCCCCGCTTCACAGCCTCAATCAATTGCGGCATGTTTCCATGACAAGGGTTGTATGCACTTCCAGTATTGATAATGCCGATGACGGGCCGATCTAAAGCGCTATTGGTATACCCGGCACCTTTAATAAATGCCTTACGTAGGAATAAAGAGAAGCCTTTATCGCCATAACTTGTTAAACCCTTACGCAAACCACTTTCGGGAGCTTGATTTTTGTCTTTATTGTTATTGTTTGTCATGGGTAAATGTCTCTTATTCGGCACAATATTTTTATATCGCAAATATACTAAACTTTGTCTTAATTAATCTTTTAAGTTTAAAAAACTACAGTCAAAGCAAATATAAGGGTATCCATGTCAACCATCCAGCCATTCCATCTTGCCTTTCCAGTTAATGACTTAGCGGCAGCTCGCAGTTTTTACGGTAATACCTTAGGCTGCCCGGAAGGGCGCAGTTCAGATGAGTGGATTGATTTTGATTTCTTTGGACATCAACTCGTTGCTCATCTTGCCCCTGAAGAATGCGGCCATGCAAGCTCAAATGAGGTTGACGGACATCAAGTTCCAGTAAAACATTTTGGGGTTGTTCTCACAATGCCAGATTGGCATGCATTGGCTGACAAATTAACTCATAGCGGCATCAAGTTCATCATTGAACCGCAGATTCGCTTTAAGGGAATGGTAGGCGAACAGGCCACCATGTTCTTTTTAGATCCTGCTGGCAATGCCCTTGAATTCAAAGCATTTGAAGATCCAAGCCAGCTATTTGCTAAATAATTGACTTGGATGATTGGGCTATCAATTTTTAAAAGAATTGGTAGCTCATTCCCGCCTGAAAGTTTAAGGGCGCACCAACAAATATCCCATCTGGGCTTCTACTGGAAATATAACGTCGATTCAATAGATTGTTGACCACCCCAAAGATTTTCAAAGATTTATTTACCTGATAGTTTGCACTCCAATTCACAGTGGTGATTGAGGGAATCTCACCCAATGTGCCAATCGTATTTTGAGCTACAGTATTGGCGGAATCTGCGTATTGGGATGATAGGTAATTTAGACTCAGCAATGTTTTGAAATCATTTTTCTGATAATTAACCCCTAGGTTTGAAACCAGTTTGGCAGTATATGGAATGCGATTTCCATCGGCGCCCATAGAAGAATTTCCGACAAACTTTGCGACAGGAATATAAGTCAGATTTCCATTGAGACCCCATCCTGAAGCTAGCTGATATCCCAAAGCCAACTCTGTACCTTGATGCAAACTCTTGCCACCATTTGCTTTCGAAATGCCTGATGCAAGACTTTGATTCACAATTTGATTACTAAAATTCATACTAAAGACAGCTGCGTCATATGTGAAGCCGCCATTCTTACCA
Proteins encoded in this window:
- a CDS encoding VOC family protein, which gives rise to MSTIQPFHLAFPVNDLAAARSFYGNTLGCPEGRSSDEWIDFDFFGHQLVAHLAPEECGHASSNEVDGHQVPVKHFGVVLTMPDWHALADKLTHSGIKFIIEPQIRFKGMVGEQATMFFLDPAGNALEFKAFEDPSQLFAK